The Lichenihabitans psoromatis genome contains a region encoding:
- a CDS encoding zinc-binding metallopeptidase family protein, translated as MKLFECQMCGQALYFENTRCERCHHRLGYIASEQWLAALEQSANEAPLWHIGGQPNRQFRFCENAEQKACNWLIHADATERFCAACRHNHLIPDLALGQNLKHWRLMELAKHRLFYTLMELNLPLVTRVEDPKEGLGFNFLEDTDANKKIFTGHTDGMITINIAEADDAERERRRNTMHEPYRTLLGHFRHEIGHWYWDRLVRDAPAHHAFSIVFGDESPDYGEALKRHYKDGAPTDWRQRYVSAYATSHPWEDFAETFAHYLHIVDTLETASEFGIVVHPRHLTHAEQLSTDIDFEPQFAKTVNALIDAWLPLTFAVNSLNRSMGQADFYPFVLSPTVVDKLGFIHDLVHGRIGYEAPTQEPMLQDRRPPADNAS; from the coding sequence TTGAAACTTTTCGAATGTCAGATGTGCGGCCAGGCGCTCTACTTCGAGAATACGCGTTGCGAACGCTGTCATCACCGGCTTGGCTATATCGCGAGCGAGCAATGGCTGGCGGCGCTCGAGCAATCGGCCAATGAAGCGCCCCTCTGGCACATCGGCGGCCAACCGAACCGACAATTCCGCTTCTGCGAAAACGCCGAGCAAAAAGCCTGTAACTGGCTCATCCACGCTGACGCGACGGAGCGTTTTTGCGCCGCCTGCCGGCACAATCACCTCATTCCCGATCTCGCGCTCGGCCAGAACCTCAAACATTGGCGGCTGATGGAGCTTGCCAAGCACCGTCTCTTCTACACGCTGATGGAGCTCAACCTTCCGCTCGTCACGCGCGTCGAGGATCCGAAGGAGGGACTCGGCTTCAACTTCCTCGAAGACACGGATGCCAATAAGAAGATCTTCACCGGCCATACCGACGGCATGATCACGATCAACATCGCCGAAGCCGACGATGCCGAGCGCGAGCGTCGCCGGAATACGATGCATGAGCCGTATCGCACCCTGCTCGGCCATTTTCGCCATGAGATCGGGCATTGGTATTGGGATCGGCTGGTGCGCGACGCCCCCGCGCATCATGCGTTCAGCATCGTTTTCGGCGACGAAAGCCCCGACTACGGCGAGGCGTTGAAGCGTCACTACAAAGATGGAGCACCGACCGATTGGCGGCAGCGCTACGTCAGCGCCTATGCGACGAGCCATCCTTGGGAGGACTTCGCCGAGACCTTCGCGCATTACCTGCATATCGTCGACACGCTGGAAACCGCCAGCGAGTTCGGCATCGTCGTGCATCCGCGGCACCTCACCCATGCTGAGCAATTGTCGACCGACATCGACTTCGAACCGCAATTCGCCAAAACCGTGAATGCTTTGATCGATGCGTGGCTCCCGCTCACCTTCGCGGTCAACAGCCTCAATCGGAGCATGGGCCAAGCCGACTTCTACCCCTTCGTGCTGTCACCGACGGTCGTCGACAAGCTTGGTTTCATCCACGATCTGGTGCACGGCCGCATCGGCTACGAGGCGCCCACCCAAGAGCCGATGCTGCAGGACCGACGCCCTCCCGCCGACAATGCAAGCTGA
- a CDS encoding FAD-dependent monooxygenase, protein MRHVVMAGAGIAGLTAALSLARHGTKISVFDRAPELHEAGAGLQLPPNATRVMADLGLLERLRETAVRPDRLRIRRGRDGATIVDLPFGAAAEARYGAPLLVIHRADLQAALLEAVWAHPSITIETGQSVTSFAVDGGTVIANLSSEGHNRSIASDGLIGADGLRSSIRSRLAADRGDDRTYAGRIAWRTLVPAAEAPAFARASATNLWLGSDAHLVHYPVRGGALINVVAIVADRWEGSEAAPSLWTVRGDSARLKKPFAAWSREARDLIEAAPDWRIWPLFDRPPLARWSTGPITLVGDAAHPALPFLAQGAAGAIEDGWALGLAAARHPSDTPATFAAYERLRHAKADRVQRESRRQGSVYHFGAVAGMARDLAMRSMGQRRMLDRYDWLYGKPAADA, encoded by the coding sequence CGGCACGAAGATCTCCGTCTTCGACCGGGCGCCCGAGTTGCATGAAGCGGGTGCGGGTTTGCAACTCCCCCCTAACGCGACGCGCGTGATGGCCGACCTCGGCCTGTTGGAGCGCTTGCGAGAGACCGCGGTCCGGCCCGACCGGCTGCGGATCAGGCGCGGGCGGGATGGCGCGACCATCGTCGATCTTCCATTCGGCGCCGCAGCGGAAGCGCGGTATGGCGCCCCGCTCCTGGTCATTCATCGGGCCGATCTCCAGGCTGCTCTGCTGGAAGCCGTTTGGGCGCATCCGTCGATCACAATCGAAACGGGTCAGTCCGTAACATCATTCGCGGTCGATGGTGGGACCGTCATCGCAAACCTGTCGAGCGAGGGGCACAATCGATCCATAGCGTCGGATGGCTTGATCGGCGCCGACGGCCTACGATCCTCGATCCGATCGAGGCTCGCAGCAGACCGGGGCGATGATCGGACCTATGCTGGACGGATCGCCTGGCGGACGTTGGTGCCCGCCGCAGAGGCGCCGGCCTTCGCTCGTGCGTCGGCCACCAACCTGTGGCTCGGCTCCGACGCCCATCTCGTTCATTATCCCGTGCGCGGCGGCGCGCTCATCAATGTGGTGGCGATCGTCGCCGACAGGTGGGAGGGATCGGAGGCCGCGCCGAGTCTTTGGACGGTGCGCGGCGACTCCGCTCGGCTGAAGAAACCTTTTGCGGCTTGGAGCCGTGAGGCTCGCGACCTGATCGAGGCGGCTCCGGACTGGCGGATCTGGCCGTTATTCGACCGACCTCCCCTTGCTCGCTGGTCGACCGGACCGATCACATTGGTGGGCGATGCTGCGCATCCGGCACTTCCGTTTCTGGCGCAGGGTGCTGCCGGCGCGATCGAGGATGGATGGGCCCTCGGGCTGGCAGCCGCCCGCCATCCGTCGGATACCCCTGCGACCTTTGCGGCCTACGAGCGGCTGCGCCACGCCAAGGCCGATCGCGTGCAGCGCGAGTCGCGGCGGCAAGGGTCCGTCTACCATTTCGGGGCCGTCGCCGGGATGGCGCGTGATCTCGCGATGCGGTCCATGGGGCAACGACGCATGCTGGATCGATACGACTGGCTCTATGGAAAACCAGCGGCTGACGCATGA
- a CDS encoding division plane positioning ATPase MipZ — protein sequence MSKKIRTSMAIDDDHPDLRSAHVIVVANEKGGTGKSTLSIHLTIALLKAGYRVASIDLDTRQRTLTRFLENRQSWASAGGRDIEMPFHHALDRATTADVIENETREFAGFADAITQIEHDYEFVVVDTPASDSYLMRLAHSLADTLVSPMNDSYIDIDVFSRVHHDRARRGMIAHYADLVLDARRKRRQADAGLIDWVLVRNRIASLQSNNARQIAISLGKLAPELLFRTAEGLHDRVIFRELFPIGLTALDPIEAATKTGVLTGSQLAARQEIMSLIETLRLPERVPGMAHLEARHLWFERLSAYYADLAAGRDMQG from the coding sequence GTGAGTAAGAAGATTCGGACCAGTATGGCGATCGATGACGACCACCCCGATTTACGCAGCGCCCATGTTATCGTCGTGGCCAATGAAAAAGGCGGCACGGGTAAATCGACTCTGTCGATCCATCTGACGATCGCATTGCTGAAGGCCGGCTATCGCGTGGCCTCGATCGATCTCGACACACGTCAGCGCACGCTGACCCGATTTTTGGAAAACCGGCAATCGTGGGCCAGCGCCGGGGGCCGCGACATCGAGATGCCGTTTCATCATGCGCTCGACCGCGCCACGACGGCCGACGTGATCGAGAACGAGACACGCGAATTTGCCGGCTTCGCGGACGCCATCACTCAAATCGAGCATGATTACGAATTCGTCGTGGTCGATACGCCGGCGAGCGACAGCTACCTGATGCGGCTCGCCCATTCGCTCGCCGACACGCTCGTGTCGCCGATGAACGACAGCTACATCGACATCGACGTCTTCTCCCGCGTGCATCACGATCGGGCGCGACGCGGTATGATCGCCCATTATGCCGACCTCGTGCTCGACGCGCGGCGGAAGCGCCGACAAGCCGATGCGGGCCTGATCGATTGGGTCCTGGTTCGGAATCGCATCGCCTCGTTGCAATCGAACAATGCCCGCCAGATCGCCATCAGCCTCGGCAAGCTCGCGCCGGAACTTCTGTTCCGCACCGCCGAGGGTCTGCACGACCGCGTCATTTTCCGGGAATTATTTCCGATCGGCCTGACGGCGCTCGATCCGATCGAGGCCGCGACGAAGACAGGCGTCCTCACCGGCTCGCAGTTGGCGGCGCGGCAAGAGATCATGTCGCTTATCGAGACGCTGCGACTGCCGGAGCGGGTACCAGGCATGGCGCATCTCGAGGCGCGGCATCTCTGGTTCGAGCGCCTTTCCGCCTATTATGCCGATCTTGCGGCCGGACGCGACATGCAGGGGTGA
- the ppc gene encoding phosphoenolpyruvate carboxylase, with the protein MQASTSTPALADDAALAKDQPLIEDIRLLGALLGDIIREQEGVADFDLVERIRRLSVAYRRNADTAAGHDLELLLRGLTPSQAVSVARAFSYFSHLTNIAEDRHHVRRRAIYDLQHESKPQDGTLARAFERLAEAGIDPDRIAESLSHAWVSPVLTAHPTQVQRKSLLDAELAIAELLAARDTLRGSRDIALNTALLRTRITQMWQTRLLRFRTLTVRDEIENALSYYRTTFLRAIPRLYGDLDHMLGRRSAPFFRMGNWIGGDRDGNPNVDVTTLEFALKRQSETALTFYLDEVQHLGAELSMSRILVGCSPELEELARQSGDVSPQREDEPYRQASIGIYARLAATLRLLTGTQAPVQALLQGQPYPDSAALLHDLRIIATSLRDRHGGDMVDFRLEPLIRAVEVFGFHLATVDLRQSSDRHEETLAELLAQSGVEADYPALDEDAKQALLLRLLGEGRPLRLPYLAYSERTTSELAVFDGARRMRALFGPEAIRHYIISHTETVSDLLEVLLLQKELGLLHGTVGPGSAAVADLIVSPLFETIADLRNAEPIMRAFYALPGIEALVLRSGGQQDIMLGYSDSNKDGGFFTSTWELYRSSTALAKMFAERPGITLRLFHGRGGTVGRGGGPSYQAILAQPPGTVNGQIRLTEQGEIISSKYANPEIGRRNLELLMSASLEATLLSSKQQPDPAFLDAAASLSTASMAAYRTLVYDTPGFTDYFFAATPIAEIADLNIGSRPASRRSTRKIEDLRAIPWSFSWGQSRVTLPGWFGFGSAVESFVAEDRENRLDLLRRMNAEWPFFRTILSNMDMVLAKADASVARRYAELVTDQALAGRIFTDIEAEWTRTIEMLHAITGHSERLAENPTLARSINHRFPYITPLNHLQIDLIRRWRAGQTDEKVQRGILISINGVAAGLRNTG; encoded by the coding sequence ATGCAAGCATCAACCTCCACACCCGCTCTGGCCGACGATGCGGCGCTCGCCAAGGATCAGCCGCTGATCGAAGATATCCGTCTGCTCGGCGCCTTGCTGGGGGACATCATCCGCGAGCAGGAAGGCGTTGCGGATTTTGACCTGGTCGAACGTATCCGCCGTCTCAGCGTCGCCTACCGCCGCAACGCCGACACGGCGGCCGGGCACGACCTCGAACTGCTCTTGAGGGGGCTGACCCCCTCGCAGGCCGTTTCGGTCGCCCGCGCGTTCAGTTATTTTTCCCATTTGACCAATATCGCAGAGGATCGCCACCACGTTCGGCGGCGGGCCATCTACGACCTGCAGCATGAATCGAAGCCGCAAGACGGCACACTGGCACGGGCCTTCGAGCGTTTGGCCGAGGCTGGAATCGACCCCGATCGGATCGCCGAAAGCCTGAGCCATGCCTGGGTATCGCCAGTTCTCACCGCCCACCCGACGCAGGTGCAGCGGAAAAGCCTGCTCGATGCCGAACTTGCGATCGCCGAGCTGCTGGCAGCGCGCGACACATTGCGGGGGTCACGCGACATCGCTCTTAACACGGCGCTGCTCCGGACCCGCATCACCCAGATGTGGCAGACCCGATTGCTGCGCTTTCGCACCCTGACGGTGCGGGACGAGATCGAGAATGCGCTCAGCTATTATCGCACGACGTTCCTCCGCGCGATCCCACGGCTCTATGGCGACCTCGACCACATGCTCGGCCGGCGCTCGGCCCCCTTCTTCCGCATGGGCAATTGGATCGGTGGCGATCGCGACGGCAATCCGAACGTCGACGTGACGACACTCGAATTCGCGCTCAAGCGACAGAGCGAGACGGCTCTCACCTTCTATCTCGACGAGGTACAACACCTCGGCGCGGAACTCTCCATGTCGCGCATTCTGGTCGGATGCAGCCCCGAGTTGGAAGAGTTGGCGCGGCAATCGGGCGACGTCAGCCCGCAACGGGAGGATGAGCCCTACCGGCAGGCCTCGATCGGGATCTATGCCCGGCTTGCCGCAACGTTGCGGTTGCTGACCGGCACGCAAGCCCCGGTGCAGGCCCTCCTACAGGGCCAACCTTACCCCGATAGCGCAGCCCTCCTGCACGACCTCCGGATCATCGCGACCTCGCTGCGTGACCGACATGGCGGCGACATGGTGGATTTCCGTCTCGAGCCGCTGATCCGCGCCGTCGAGGTCTTCGGCTTCCACCTCGCTACGGTCGATCTTCGCCAAAGCTCCGACCGCCACGAGGAGACGCTGGCCGAACTTCTGGCGCAGTCGGGCGTCGAGGCCGACTATCCCGCGCTCGACGAGGACGCCAAACAGGCGCTGCTGCTGCGCCTGCTTGGCGAGGGGCGGCCGCTTCGCCTTCCCTATCTTGCCTATTCGGAGCGCACCACGAGCGAACTCGCCGTGTTCGACGGCGCGCGTCGCATGCGTGCCCTGTTCGGCCCCGAGGCGATCCGCCACTACATCATCAGTCACACCGAAACCGTCAGCGATCTTTTGGAAGTGCTGCTGTTACAGAAGGAACTCGGACTTCTGCACGGCACCGTCGGCCCGGGCAGCGCGGCTGTCGCAGACCTGATCGTCAGCCCGTTGTTCGAGACGATCGCCGACCTTCGCAACGCCGAGCCGATCATGCGGGCCTTTTACGCCCTGCCCGGCATCGAAGCGCTGGTCCTGCGATCCGGCGGCCAGCAAGACATCATGCTGGGCTATTCGGACAGCAACAAGGACGGCGGCTTCTTCACGAGCACCTGGGAGCTGTATCGATCATCGACCGCACTGGCCAAGATGTTTGCCGAACGCCCCGGCATCACACTGCGACTGTTTCACGGACGAGGCGGCACGGTAGGTCGCGGTGGCGGCCCGAGCTACCAGGCCATTCTGGCGCAACCACCCGGCACGGTGAACGGACAGATCCGCCTGACCGAACAGGGCGAGATCATCTCCAGCAAATATGCGAATCCCGAAATCGGGCGGCGCAATCTCGAATTGCTGATGTCGGCCAGCCTCGAGGCGACTTTGCTGTCGAGCAAGCAGCAACCCGACCCGGCCTTTCTCGATGCCGCCGCAAGCCTATCGACCGCCAGCATGGCGGCCTATCGCACGCTGGTCTACGACACGCCCGGTTTCACGGACTACTTCTTCGCCGCGACACCGATCGCCGAAATCGCCGATCTGAACATCGGCTCGCGGCCGGCCTCGCGCCGCTCGACCCGCAAGATCGAAGATCTGCGCGCCATCCCCTGGAGCTTCTCCTGGGGACAGAGCCGCGTCACGCTGCCGGGCTGGTTCGGCTTCGGCTCGGCGGTCGAAAGCTTCGTGGCGGAGGATCGGGAGAACCGGCTCGATCTGCTGCGCCGGATGAATGCCGAATGGCCCTTCTTCCGCACCATCCTGTCCAACATGGACATGGTTCTGGCCAAGGCCGATGCGTCCGTCGCGCGGCGCTATGCCGAATTAGTGACCGACCAGGCGCTTGCGGGACGCATCTTCACGGACATCGAGGCGGAATGGACCCGCACGATCGAGATGCTGCACGCTATCACGGGGCATTCCGAGCGGCTGGCCGAGAACCCGACCCTCGCGCGCTCGATCAATCATCGCTTCCCCTACATCACGCCGCTCAATCATCTTCAGATCGATCTGATCCGCCGCTGGCGGGCGGGCCAGACCGACGAGAAAGTGCAGCGCGGCATCCTGATCTCGATCAACGGTGTTGCGGCAGGTCTCCGCAACACCGGCTAA